In one window of Pseudomonas sp. IAC-BECa141 DNA:
- a CDS encoding cobalamin biosynthesis protein: protein MTDDSAAPTFVVGLGCQRGCPASTLRALLDQALQAHRIDLEKVKALASIDLKRDEPGLQELAAQLALPLLYFSSEELACYQQRLSHHSQIAFERTGCYGVAESAALALAEQLISGPAKLLISRQKYAQATLALAGAA, encoded by the coding sequence ATGACCGATGACAGCGCAGCGCCGACCTTCGTGGTCGGCCTGGGCTGCCAGCGCGGCTGCCCGGCCAGCACGCTGCGCGCATTGCTTGATCAGGCGCTACAGGCGCATCGAATTGATCTTGAGAAGGTCAAGGCGCTGGCCAGCATCGACCTCAAGCGCGATGAACCCGGCCTGCAGGAACTCGCCGCACAACTGGCGCTGCCGTTGCTGTATTTCAGCAGCGAAGAGCTGGCCTGTTATCAGCAACGCTTGAGTCATCATTCACAAATCGCCTTCGAACGCACCGGTTGCTACGGCGTGGCGGAAAGTGCCGCCCTGGCACTCGCCGAACAGTTGATCAGTGGCCCGGCAAAACTGCTGATTTCCCGGCAAAAGTACGCGCAGGCAACTCTGGCATTGGCCGGCGCTGCGTAA
- the cobM gene encoding precorrin-4 C(11)-methyltransferase yields MTVYFIGAGPGDPELITVKGQRLIRSCPVIIYAGSLVPTAVLEGHCAETVVNSAELHLEQIIDLIKTAHARGQDVARVHSGDPSLYGAIGEQIRYLRELDIPFEIIPGVTATAACAALLGAELTLPDISQSVILTRYADKTAMPAGEELGNLAQHGATMAIHLGVNHLEKILAELLPHYGADCPIAVIHRATWPDQDWVVGTLEDIVAKVAAKGFRRTALILVGRVLGSDHFGESSLYRAGHAHLYRP; encoded by the coding sequence ATGACCGTTTACTTCATCGGCGCCGGCCCCGGCGACCCGGAATTGATCACCGTCAAAGGCCAGCGGCTGATCCGCAGTTGCCCGGTGATCATCTACGCAGGTTCGCTGGTGCCGACGGCGGTGCTGGAGGGTCATTGCGCTGAAACCGTGGTCAACAGCGCCGAGCTGCACCTGGAACAGATCATCGACCTGATCAAGACCGCCCACGCCAGGGGCCAGGACGTCGCACGAGTACATTCGGGCGATCCGAGTCTGTATGGCGCCATTGGCGAGCAGATCCGTTATTTGCGCGAGCTGGATATTCCGTTCGAGATCATTCCCGGCGTGACCGCCACGGCTGCGTGCGCCGCGCTGCTGGGCGCTGAACTGACCCTGCCGGACATCTCACAAAGCGTGATTCTGACCCGTTACGCGGACAAGACAGCGATGCCCGCCGGTGAAGAACTCGGCAATCTGGCGCAGCACGGGGCGACCATGGCGATTCATCTGGGGGTCAATCATCTGGAGAAGATTCTGGCTGAGTTGCTCCCGCATTACGGCGCGGACTGCCCGATCGCGGTGATTCACCGGGCGACGTGGCCGGATCAGGATTGGGTGGTGGGGACGCTGGAGGACATTGTCGCGAAGGTGGCGGCGAAGGGGTTTCGGCGTACGGCGTTGATTCTGGTTGGGCGGGTTTTGGGTAGCGATCACTTTGGTGAGTCATCGCTGTATCGCGCGGGGCATGCGCACCTTTATCGACCATGA
- the nfuA gene encoding Fe-S biogenesis protein NfuA — protein MTAITITDAAHDYLADLLSKQNTPGIGIRVFITQPGTQYAETCIAYCKPGEEKPEDTALGLKSFTAYIDSFSEAFLDDAVVDYATDRMGGQLTIKAPNAKVPMVNADSPINERINYYLQTEINPGLASHGGQVSLIDVVEDGIAVLQFGGGCQGCGQADVTLKEGIERTLLERIPELKGVRDVTDHTQKENAYY, from the coding sequence ATGACCGCTATTACCATTACCGACGCCGCCCATGATTACCTGGCCGATCTGCTCTCCAAGCAGAACACTCCGGGCATCGGCATCCGCGTTTTCATCACCCAGCCTGGCACCCAATACGCCGAAACGTGTATTGCCTACTGCAAGCCGGGCGAAGAAAAACCTGAAGACACGGCGCTGGGGCTGAAAAGCTTCACTGCTTACATTGACTCGTTCAGCGAAGCGTTTCTCGATGATGCCGTCGTCGACTACGCCACCGACCGCATGGGCGGCCAGCTGACCATCAAGGCGCCAAACGCCAAAGTCCCGATGGTCAACGCCGACAGCCCGATCAACGAGCGCATCAACTACTACCTGCAAACCGAAATCAACCCGGGGCTGGCGAGCCACGGCGGTCAGGTCAGCCTGATCGATGTGGTTGAAGACGGCATTGCCGTATTGCAGTTCGGCGGCGGTTGCCAAGGCTGCGGCCAGGCGGACGTGACCCTGAAGGAAGGCATCGAGCGCACCTTGCTCGAGCGCATTCCGGAGCTCAAGGGCGTTCGCGACGTGACCGACCACACGCAGAAAGAAAACGCCTACTACTAA
- a CDS encoding acyltransferase family protein, with amino-acid sequence MLISVQALRGLAAWAVVCHHFMQIFFDFKARGPIGQLFIDKGAVGVDIFFVISGLVIFLSTEGKALPPTRFLLYRLFRIVPAYWLYTVLMALLVVFARPLLPDQTVDWSHLLLSLLFIPTENPGGYGIYPTLNVGWTLNYEMLFYVLFAWALLFRLQVRLLVVAALLFAVCQAWTGFGWVSEFYRSDIVYEFLLGIGLGMLYRRGWIGPALWLPLLGIGAALLAIYHLPPEPRLLNWGVPSAVLVMASIALERHVERNRLLKLLGDCSYSVYLMHVLVLSAGGYLARRYGINPYLMFGACALAIGIGSWLSYEWVEKRSYQWLKARIDGERGA; translated from the coding sequence ATGTTGATTTCAGTGCAGGCCCTGCGCGGGCTGGCCGCGTGGGCAGTGGTCTGCCATCACTTCATGCAGATTTTCTTCGACTTCAAGGCGCGCGGGCCGATAGGGCAGCTGTTCATCGACAAGGGCGCGGTGGGCGTCGATATCTTTTTCGTGATCAGCGGGCTGGTGATTTTCCTGTCCACCGAAGGCAAGGCGTTGCCGCCGACGCGGTTTCTACTGTATCGACTGTTTCGGATTGTGCCGGCGTATTGGCTCTACACCGTTCTGATGGCGTTGCTGGTGGTGTTCGCCCGGCCATTGCTGCCGGATCAGACAGTGGACTGGAGCCATTTGCTGTTGTCGCTGCTGTTTATCCCGACCGAAAACCCCGGTGGCTACGGGATCTACCCGACCCTGAACGTCGGCTGGACCCTGAATTACGAAATGCTGTTCTACGTGTTGTTCGCCTGGGCGCTGTTGTTCCGGCTGCAAGTGCGCTTGCTGGTGGTCGCGGCGCTGCTGTTTGCGGTGTGCCAGGCCTGGACCGGGTTTGGCTGGGTCAGCGAGTTTTATCGCTCGGACATCGTTTATGAGTTCCTGCTGGGGATCGGCCTCGGCATGCTTTACCGCCGCGGCTGGATCGGGCCGGCGCTCTGGCTGCCGTTACTGGGGATCGGCGCGGCGTTGCTGGCGATCTATCACCTGCCACCGGAACCCCGATTGCTCAACTGGGGCGTGCCCAGTGCCGTGCTGGTCATGGCCAGCATTGCGCTGGAGCGACATGTCGAGCGCAACAGGTTGCTCAAATTGCTGGGCGACTGTTCGTACTCGGTGTACCTGATGCACGTGCTGGTGCTGTCGGCCGGCGGGTATCTGGCCCGGCGCTATGGGATCAACCCGTATTTGATGTTTGGCGCCTGCGCACTGGCCATCGGAATCGGTTCGTGGCTGAGCTACGAATGGGTGGAAAAGCGCAGTTATCAGTGGCTTAAAGCTCGGATCGACGGCGAACGTGGCGCTTAG